A genomic region of Methanocorpusculum vombati contains the following coding sequences:
- a CDS encoding sodium-dependent transporter — MNERGLFSSRMGFILAAAGAAVGLGNIWRFPYLAAEYGGGIFLLIYLILVVTLGFTIMITEIAVGRSTGTSVVTAFAQLNRKYTFIGYLSLLVPLIILPYYSVIGGWVMKYAAVYFTGGADAAATDGFFGGFIALPLEPILWTLIFVALACIVVLFGVEKGIERANKILMPMLILMLIGLTAYCLSLPGGMDGLWYYLYPDFSKFSAETVLAAMGQVFYSLTLGFGVMITYGSYLAKKTDMEKSVRTIEIFDTGVAFLAGLLIIPAVFVFSGGSPEALGAGPGLMFQALPKVFDMMPFGSVVAAIFFVLVAVAALTSCICMLEVPVAVLGDRFGVSRKIASGLVFLFTMALVVPISLGFGVLDWISLAGMSLLDIFDFFSNSILLPIVALLTCIFIGWIVKPKVVIDEVKRSSLFKAERMYVVMVKFIAPICIAAILIYGLLSVL, encoded by the coding sequence ATGAATGAACGTGGTTTGTTTTCCAGCAGGATGGGATTCATCCTTGCCGCCGCAGGGGCTGCAGTAGGTCTTGGAAATATCTGGAGGTTTCCCTACCTTGCAGCCGAGTACGGCGGCGGTATTTTTCTTCTGATCTATCTGATTCTCGTGGTGACGCTCGGATTCACCATTATGATAACCGAGATTGCCGTCGGTAGATCAACCGGAACGAGTGTGGTAACAGCATTTGCCCAGCTGAACCGAAAATATACGTTCATCGGGTATCTGTCACTGCTGGTTCCGCTGATTATTCTTCCCTACTATTCGGTCATCGGCGGATGGGTAATGAAGTATGCGGCGGTGTACTTCACCGGCGGCGCTGATGCAGCAGCGACGGACGGATTTTTCGGAGGATTCATTGCTCTGCCGCTTGAGCCGATTCTCTGGACCCTGATCTTTGTGGCACTTGCCTGTATTGTGGTGCTGTTCGGGGTGGAAAAGGGAATTGAACGGGCGAATAAAATCCTGATGCCGATGCTGATTCTGATGCTGATAGGACTTACGGCCTACTGTCTGTCCCTTCCGGGAGGAATGGATGGTCTGTGGTACTACCTTTACCCGGACTTTTCCAAGTTTTCGGCAGAGACAGTACTCGCCGCAATGGGGCAGGTCTTTTATTCGCTGACGCTCGGGTTCGGCGTGATGATCACCTATGGTTCGTATCTTGCAAAGAAGACCGATATGGAAAAGTCAGTGCGGACCATTGAAATTTTTGATACCGGCGTTGCGTTTCTTGCAGGTCTGCTGATTATTCCTGCGGTGTTTGTGTTCTCCGGCGGCAGTCCAGAAGCACTCGGGGCAGGACCCGGACTGATGTTTCAGGCACTGCCAAAGGTGTTTGATATGATGCCGTTCGGTTCGGTTGTTGCCGCTATCTTCTTTGTGCTGGTAGCGGTTGCAGCGCTGACCTCCTGCATCTGCATGCTTGAGGTGCCGGTTGCAGTGCTCGGGGACCGGTTCGGCGTGTCCCGGAAGATTGCGTCAGGACTGGTGTTTCTGTTTACGATGGCACTGGTCGTGCCGATCTCACTCGGGTTCGGTGTTCTTGACTGGATCAGCCTTGCCGGTATGTCACTGCTGGACATATTTGATTTCTTCAGCAACAGTATTCTTCTGCCGATTGTGGCGCTTCTCACCTGTATCTTCATCGGTTGGATTGTAAAACCGAAGGTGGTTATCGATGAGGTGAAACGCTCGTCGCTGTTCAAGGCAGAGCGGATGTATGTGGTGATGGTGAAGTTCATCGCACCGATCTGTATTGCGGCGATTCTGATCTATGGTCTGCTTTCGGTTCTCTGA
- the cofD gene encoding 2-phospho-L-lactate transferase — MITVLSGGTGTPKLIRGLRQILRDNEITVVVNTAEDLWMSGLYVSPDIDTVQYLFSGLLNTDSWWGIRGDSFETFHAMEKLGYTEPLPLGDRDRATNITRAEFLRQGMTLTAATEKIAKAYGVQAKILPMSDQEVTTYVRTEDGSLMHYQEYWVGRRGNVPITGIVRKTANDAPLAATPEVIAAITESDGVIIGPSNPVTSIGPILECAGVREALREKFTIAVSPFIGRRPVSGPAAALMQAWGYAPTSYGTWEVYKDVVSMFIQDKRDTEIDVPGAHRLDTMMTNEKKAESLAWDLLSYFPRK; from the coding sequence ATGATAACGGTACTGTCCGGCGGAACCGGCACGCCGAAACTCATCCGCGGACTCCGCCAGATTCTGCGGGACAATGAGATTACGGTGGTGGTCAACACCGCCGAGGATCTCTGGATGTCGGGTCTGTATGTTTCGCCCGATATTGATACAGTGCAGTATCTTTTTTCCGGACTGCTGAACACGGACAGCTGGTGGGGCATCCGCGGCGATTCGTTCGAGACGTTTCATGCAATGGAAAAACTCGGCTACACCGAACCTCTGCCGCTCGGCGACCGCGACCGTGCGACCAACATTACCCGTGCCGAGTTTCTGCGGCAGGGCATGACCCTGACTGCAGCGACGGAAAAAATTGCGAAAGCCTACGGGGTACAGGCAAAGATTCTCCCGATGTCCGATCAGGAGGTAACAACCTATGTCAGGACAGAGGACGGATCGCTGATGCATTATCAGGAGTACTGGGTGGGCCGGCGTGGCAATGTACCGATTACTGGAATCGTCCGGAAGACGGCGAATGATGCACCGCTTGCGGCAACGCCGGAGGTGATCGCAGCAATTACGGAGAGTGACGGGGTAATTATCGGGCCGTCAAATCCGGTGACGAGTATCGGTCCCATTCTGGAGTGCGCCGGGGTCCGCGAGGCACTGCGGGAAAAGTTCACGATTGCGGTCAGTCCCTTTATCGGCAGACGGCCGGTCAGCGGCCCTGCGGCAGCACTGATGCAGGCATGGGGCTATGCGCCGACCTCCTACGGGACGTGGGAGGTGTACAAAGATGTCGTGAGCATGTTTATTCAGGACAAACGCGATACGGAGATTGACGTCCCGGGTGCGCACCGGCTGGATACGATGATGACGAATGAGAAGAAGGCTGAGTCCCTTGCGTGGGATCTGCTCTCCTACTTCCCGCGGAAATGA
- a CDS encoding DUF3795 domain-containing protein, translating into MNSFAVCGMICSVCSRHLKKNNPCPGCASDEPGKPVHCRDCDISRCAGEKGLPFCFLCGEFPCRRIRNLDRRYVRRYRVSLAAFGIRAKEIGAESFLAEELPRWTCDCGGIISLHDGVCRECGKNYRGKIFQKNYFRI; encoded by the coding sequence ATGAATTCATTTGCGGTCTGCGGGATGATCTGTTCGGTCTGCTCCCGGCATCTGAAAAAGAACAATCCCTGCCCAGGTTGTGCATCGGATGAACCTGGAAAACCGGTACACTGCAGAGACTGCGACATCTCCCGGTGTGCCGGTGAGAAGGGACTGCCCTTTTGTTTTTTGTGCGGAGAGTTTCCGTGCAGACGAATACGAAATCTTGACAGAAGGTATGTCAGGCGGTATCGGGTGAGTCTTGCTGCCTTTGGTATCCGGGCAAAAGAGATCGGTGCCGAAAGTTTTCTTGCAGAGGAACTGCCGAGGTGGACGTGTGACTGCGGCGGGATTATTTCCCTGCATGATGGGGTGTGCAGGGAGTGTGGAAAAAATTACAGGGGTAAAATTTTTCAAAAGAATTATTTCCGCATCTGA
- a CDS encoding FmdE family protein: MKNFADLVAFHGHACGGLALGYKACELAAEKLDLHFSEDEEIVAITETDSCTVDAIQVLLGCTAGKGNLFVHNWGKTAFSFYRRDTQTSIRLVAVPDAVPKNTRMVELRPKIMDGSATPAEDEEFHRLAHAHVDEILSLPAEKLFTIKEAVQPLPQEAKIYNNVVCSVCGEQVADGLAKQIEGNYICIPCQMRK, translated from the coding sequence ATGAAAAACTTCGCCGATCTTGTAGCATTTCACGGTCACGCCTGCGGCGGCCTTGCGCTCGGGTACAAAGCCTGCGAACTTGCCGCAGAGAAACTGGACCTGCACTTCTCCGAGGATGAGGAGATTGTGGCAATCACAGAGACCGACTCCTGCACGGTTGATGCCATTCAGGTACTGCTCGGCTGCACAGCGGGCAAAGGCAATCTGTTTGTACACAACTGGGGCAAAACAGCGTTCTCGTTTTACCGCCGCGACACTCAGACATCCATCCGGCTTGTTGCCGTCCCCGATGCAGTTCCGAAGAACACACGGATGGTGGAGCTTCGTCCAAAGATCATGGACGGCTCGGCCACACCTGCCGAGGATGAGGAGTTTCACCGTCTTGCACATGCACATGTGGATGAGATTCTTTCCTTGCCTGCGGAAAAACTGTTTACGATCAAGGAAGCAGTCCAGCCCCTGCCGCAGGAGGCAAAGATCTACAACAATGTTGTCTGTTCCGTCTGCGGCGAGCAGGTGGCGGACGGTCTTGCAAAACAGATCGAGGGGAACTATATCTGCATCCCGTGTCAGATGCGGAAATAA